The Geodermatophilaceae bacterium NBWT11 genome has a segment encoding these proteins:
- a CDS encoding response regulator transcription factor, translating to MTRVFLVDDHAMVRSGVRAELGDAVEVVGEAADVAGAVAGVRETRPDVVLLDVHLPGGGGRTVLETLRGELPDVRWLALSVSDAAEDVIAVIRAGARGYVTKTISGPDLRDAVARVAEGDVVFSPRLAGFVLDAFASGAAAPAPEPDVDPGLDLLSAREREVMQLLARGYTYREIGQRLFISVKTVESHASNVLRKLQLSNRNELTRWAVTHRLL from the coding sequence GTGACCCGGGTCTTCCTCGTCGACGACCACGCCATGGTCCGGTCGGGCGTGCGGGCCGAGCTGGGGGACGCCGTCGAGGTGGTCGGCGAGGCCGCCGACGTCGCCGGGGCGGTGGCCGGGGTCCGCGAGACCCGCCCGGACGTCGTCCTGCTCGACGTGCACCTGCCCGGCGGCGGGGGCCGGACCGTGCTGGAGACCCTGCGCGGCGAGCTGCCCGACGTCCGCTGGCTGGCGCTGTCGGTGTCCGACGCCGCCGAGGACGTCATCGCCGTCATCCGGGCCGGCGCCCGCGGCTACGTCACCAAGACCATCTCCGGGCCCGACCTGCGGGACGCCGTCGCCCGGGTGGCCGAGGGGGACGTGGTGTTCTCCCCGCGGCTGGCCGGCTTCGTGCTCGACGCGTTCGCCTCCGGCGCTGCCGCTCCCGCACCGGAGCCCGACGTCGACCCCGGGCTGGACCTGCTGTCGGCCCGGGAGCGGGAGGTCATGCAGCTGCTGGCCCGCGGCTACACCTACCGGGAGATCGGCCAGCGGTTGTTCATCTCGGTCAAGACGGTGGAGTCGCACGCCTCGAACGTGCTGCGCAAGCTGCAGCTGTCCAACCGCAACGAGCTGACCAGGTGGGCTGTCACCCATCGCCTGCTGTAG
- a CDS encoding chorismate mutase — MTTPTSTGPEPTAPAERIAQLRAEIDACDAEIIRQVQRRLEVSREIGQLRRAAGGTRLSLAREQAVLAAFSDALGPADGTTLGMMLLRRGRGAL; from the coding sequence GTGACCACCCCGACCAGCACCGGCCCCGAGCCCACCGCCCCCGCCGAGCGGATCGCGCAGCTGCGGGCGGAGATCGACGCCTGCGACGCCGAGATCATCCGGCAGGTCCAGCGCCGGCTGGAGGTGTCCCGGGAGATCGGGCAGCTCCGGCGGGCCGCCGGGGGCACCCGGTTGTCCCTGGCCCGCGAGCAGGCCGTGCTGGCCGCCTTCTCCGACGCGCTGGGCCCGGCCGACGGCACGACGCTCGGGATGATGCTGCTGCGGCGCGGGCGCGGCGCCCTCTGA
- a CDS encoding PspC domain-containing protein, with product MTTPGTTTPPHAGDVATDRPPLLRPRRGRWIGGVAVGTADHLRLDPVVVRIGFVVLSLGGVGVVAYALLWLFVRVAPAGAERPPPPPRLTRRQGVGLGLVGLAVLLLSTRFADWGRGDVVVPLLLAGGGLAVIWYQFDADRTTSRGTSRWGLVTGVLLAGGGVVLLLATTGQLANARNGFAATLVVLVGIVLATAPLWRRLLDSREAERAARIRSEERASVAAHLHDSVLQTLALVQRHAADPAQVTRLARGQERELRAWLYAPQTAAGGTWAGLVDRLVAEVEADHAVAVDPVVVGDAPADEAVTALAQATREAVVNAAKHSGATTVALYSEVTPGAVTVFVRDRGAGFDPGSVPADRRGLRDSVVGRLQRIGGTAVVHSRPGEGTEVELTLPREAS from the coding sequence GTGACGACCCCGGGGACGACGACGCCGCCGCACGCCGGTGACGTCGCCACCGACCGGCCACCGCTGCTCCGCCCGCGGCGCGGCCGCTGGATCGGCGGGGTGGCCGTCGGCACCGCGGACCACCTGCGGCTGGACCCCGTCGTCGTCCGGATCGGCTTCGTGGTGCTGTCCCTGGGCGGGGTCGGGGTGGTCGCCTACGCGCTGCTGTGGCTCTTCGTCCGGGTCGCCCCCGCCGGTGCCGAACGCCCCCCGCCCCCGCCCCGGCTCACCCGCAGGCAGGGCGTCGGGCTCGGCCTGGTCGGGCTGGCCGTGCTCCTGCTGTCGACCCGGTTCGCCGACTGGGGCCGCGGGGACGTCGTCGTCCCGCTGCTGCTGGCCGGGGGCGGCCTGGCCGTCATCTGGTACCAGTTCGACGCCGACCGGACCACCAGCCGCGGCACCTCCCGCTGGGGCCTGGTGACCGGGGTGCTGCTCGCCGGCGGCGGGGTGGTCCTGCTGCTGGCCACCACCGGGCAGCTGGCCAACGCCCGCAACGGGTTCGCTGCGACCCTCGTCGTCCTGGTCGGCATCGTGCTGGCCACCGCCCCGCTGTGGCGTCGGCTGCTGGACTCCCGCGAGGCCGAGCGGGCGGCCCGGATCCGCTCCGAGGAGCGGGCCTCGGTCGCTGCGCACCTGCACGACTCGGTGCTGCAGACCCTCGCCCTGGTGCAGCGGCACGCCGCCGACCCCGCCCAGGTCACCCGGCTGGCCCGCGGGCAGGAACGCGAGCTGCGCGCCTGGCTCTACGCCCCGCAGACCGCGGCCGGTGGCACCTGGGCCGGGCTGGTCGACCGGCTGGTCGCCGAGGTCGAGGCCGACCACGCCGTCGCCGTCGACCCCGTCGTGGTCGGGGACGCCCCCGCCGACGAGGCCGTGACCGCTCTCGCCCAGGCCACCCGGGAGGCCGTCGTGAACGCCGCCAAGCACTCCGGTGCCACCACCGTCGCGCTCTACAGCGAGGTCACCCCCGGGGCGGTGACCGTCTTCGTCCGCGACCGGGGTGCCGGCTTCGACCCCGGGTCGGTGCCGGCGGACCGGCGCGGGCTGCGGGACTCCGTGGTCGGCCGGCTCCAGCGCATCGGCGGCACGGCGGTCGTGCACTCCCGGCCGGGGGAGGGCACCGAGGTGGAGTTGACGCTGCCCCGGGAGGCCTCGTGA
- a CDS encoding PspC domain-containing protein codes for MTSAAPPPLLPPAAETPSGPPPPPRGDGLRPPLRRSRTDKVLGGVSGGLADYTGIDTLLWRVGFVALTFAGGTGILVYLLLWLLMPRRRDGAPAPVAAEPVGPRSPVPGITVAVLLIVVGLMALLARTTSWDPGAVAFLGAALLVVGVGLGVGAFAPGRAARGPLIALGVLLSFALLVASATGGSWRSDAGGRGGVGDRTSIPRTADAVQTRYESGVGDVTLDLTRIDLADLDRPITTTINAGVGDVEVLVPASADVRVSVSNGLGEADVFGQSSGGTFAGTGSDPWTGDDSPEIVLTIESGIGDVEVSRG; via the coding sequence ATGACCAGTGCAGCCCCTCCTCCCCTGCTCCCCCCGGCCGCCGAGACCCCTTCCGGCCCGCCGCCCCCGCCGCGGGGTGACGGCCTGCGGCCCCCGCTGCGCCGCAGCCGGACCGACAAGGTGCTCGGCGGGGTCAGCGGTGGGCTGGCGGACTACACCGGCATCGACACCCTGCTCTGGCGGGTCGGGTTCGTCGCGCTGACCTTCGCCGGGGGCACCGGGATCCTGGTGTACCTGCTGCTGTGGCTGCTCATGCCCCGCCGCCGGGACGGCGCACCCGCACCGGTTGCCGCCGAACCGGTCGGCCCGCGGTCACCGGTCCCCGGGATCACCGTCGCGGTGCTGCTCATCGTGGTCGGGCTGATGGCCCTGCTGGCCCGGACGACGTCCTGGGACCCCGGCGCCGTCGCCTTCCTGGGCGCGGCGCTGCTGGTGGTCGGCGTCGGGCTCGGGGTCGGCGCCTTCGCCCCGGGCCGCGCGGCCCGTGGCCCGCTGATCGCCCTGGGCGTGCTGCTGTCCTTCGCGCTGCTGGTCGCCTCGGCGACCGGGGGCAGCTGGCGATCGGACGCCGGCGGCCGGGGCGGCGTCGGGGACCGGACGTCGATCCCGCGGACCGCGGACGCCGTCCAGACCCGCTACGAGTCGGGGGTCGGCGACGTCACCCTGGACCTGACCCGGATCGACCTCGCCGACCTCGACCGGCCGATCACGACCACGATCAACGCCGGCGTCGGTGACGTCGAGGTGCTGGTGCCCGCGTCGGCCGACGTCCGGGTCAGCGTGTCGAACGGGCTGGGCGAGGCCGACGTGTTCGGCCAGAGCTCGGGCGGCACCTTCGCGGGCACCGGGTCCGACCCGTGGACCGGGGACGACAGCCCGGAGATCGTGCTGACCATCGAGTCCGGCATCGGCGACGTCGAGGTGTCCCGTGGCTGA
- the guaA gene encoding glutamine-hydrolyzing GMP synthase, with translation MDFPTVLVVDFGAQYAQLIARRIREAGVYSELVGSDVPVEEILARKPAAIVLSGGPSSVYATGAPQVDPALFEAGVPAFGICYGFQAMAQSLGGTVAHTGDREYGGTPLTVTTGNRLFGETPLEQSVWMSHGDAVSAAPPGFTVTATSTGAPVAAFEDVDRRLAGVQFHPEVKHTAHGQTVLEHFLFDIAGLEKTWTMANVVEEQVAAITAQIGDKRALCALSGGVDSAVAAALVQRAIGDRLTCVYVDHGLMREGETEQIERDFVAITGVDLRVVDAREQFLGALAGVSDPEQKRKIIGREFIRVFEAAATDVVADASAHGETVEFLVQGTLYPDVVESGGGTGTANIKSHHNVGGLPEDLTFSLVEPLRTLFKDEVREVGVQLGLPESMVWRQPFPGPGLGIRIVGEVTADRLDTLRKADAIARAELTAAGLDREIWQCPVVLLADVRSVGVQGDGRTYGHPVVLRPVSSEDAMTADWTRLPYDVLARISTRITNEVAEVNRVVLDVTSKPPGTIEWE, from the coding sequence ATGGACTTCCCGACCGTCCTGGTCGTCGACTTCGGCGCCCAGTACGCCCAGCTGATCGCCCGCCGGATCCGTGAGGCCGGGGTCTACTCCGAGCTCGTGGGCTCCGACGTGCCGGTGGAGGAGATCCTGGCCCGCAAGCCGGCCGCGATCGTGCTCTCCGGCGGCCCGTCCAGCGTGTACGCGACCGGTGCGCCGCAGGTCGACCCGGCGCTGTTCGAGGCCGGCGTCCCGGCGTTCGGCATCTGCTACGGCTTCCAGGCCATGGCGCAGAGCCTCGGCGGCACCGTGGCCCACACCGGCGACCGGGAGTACGGCGGCACCCCGCTGACCGTGACCACCGGCAACCGGCTCTTCGGGGAGACCCCGCTGGAGCAGTCGGTGTGGATGAGCCACGGCGACGCGGTCTCCGCCGCCCCGCCCGGGTTCACCGTCACCGCCACCTCCACCGGCGCCCCGGTCGCGGCCTTCGAGGACGTCGACCGCCGGCTCGCCGGGGTCCAGTTCCACCCCGAGGTGAAGCACACCGCGCACGGCCAGACCGTGCTCGAGCACTTCCTGTTCGACATCGCGGGCCTGGAGAAGACCTGGACGATGGCCAACGTCGTCGAGGAGCAGGTCGCGGCGATCACCGCCCAGATCGGTGACAAGCGGGCACTGTGCGCGCTGTCGGGCGGGGTGGACTCCGCCGTCGCCGCAGCGCTGGTCCAGCGGGCCATCGGCGACCGGCTCACCTGCGTCTACGTCGACCACGGGCTGATGCGCGAGGGCGAGACCGAGCAGATCGAGCGGGACTTCGTCGCCATCACCGGCGTCGACCTGCGCGTCGTCGACGCCCGCGAGCAGTTCCTCGGTGCCCTGGCCGGGGTCAGCGACCCCGAGCAGAAGCGCAAGATCATCGGCCGGGAGTTCATCCGGGTGTTCGAGGCGGCCGCGACCGACGTCGTAGCCGACGCCTCGGCCCACGGGGAGACCGTGGAGTTCCTCGTCCAGGGGACGCTGTACCCCGACGTCGTCGAGTCCGGCGGCGGCACCGGGACGGCGAACATCAAGAGCCACCACAACGTCGGTGGCCTGCCCGAGGACCTGACCTTTTCCCTGGTCGAGCCGCTGCGCACCCTGTTCAAGGACGAGGTGCGCGAGGTCGGGGTGCAGCTCGGGCTGCCCGAGTCGATGGTCTGGCGCCAGCCGTTCCCCGGCCCGGGCCTCGGCATCCGGATCGTCGGCGAGGTGACCGCCGACCGGCTGGACACCCTGCGCAAGGCCGACGCGATCGCCCGCGCCGAGCTCACCGCCGCCGGGCTGGACCGGGAGATCTGGCAGTGCCCGGTCGTGCTGCTGGCCGACGTCCGCTCCGTCGGCGTCCAGGGCGACGGCCGTACCTACGGCCACCCGGTCGTGCTGCGCCCGGTCTCCAGCGAGGACGCGATGACCGCTGACTGGACCCGGCTGCCCTACGACGTGCTGGCGAGGATCTCGACCCGGATCACCAACGAGGTGGCCGAGGTCAACCGGGTGGTTCTGGACGTGACCAGCAAGCCCCCGGGCACGATCGAGTGGGAATGA
- a CDS encoding PIG-L family deacetylase — protein MTQPPKQPAAHVDRVLCVLAHPDDVDFGSAGTVATWTAAGTEVVYCIVTDGDAGGFDDTPREEMPLLRQAEQRAAAAAVGVTDVRFLGYPDGRLELTLDLRRDISRVIRQVRPQRVLTSSPERMYDRIGASHPDHMTTGESTLRAVYPDARNPFAHPELLAEEGLDAWTVEEVWLGASPRADHAVDVTDVVEQKFAALESHVTQVAHQPEGQLREFVGGWMRQTARTHGLPEGRLAEAFHVVFTA, from the coding sequence GTGACCCAGCCCCCGAAGCAGCCCGCCGCGCACGTCGACCGGGTGCTCTGCGTCCTGGCCCACCCCGACGACGTCGACTTCGGCAGCGCCGGCACGGTCGCGACCTGGACGGCGGCCGGCACCGAGGTCGTCTACTGCATCGTCACCGACGGCGACGCCGGCGGTTTCGACGACACCCCCCGCGAGGAGATGCCGCTGCTGCGCCAGGCCGAGCAGCGGGCCGCGGCCGCCGCCGTGGGCGTCACCGACGTCCGCTTCCTGGGCTACCCGGACGGCCGGCTCGAGCTGACCCTGGACCTGCGCCGCGACATCAGCCGGGTCATCCGCCAGGTGCGCCCCCAGCGCGTGCTGACGTCGTCCCCGGAGCGCATGTACGACCGGATCGGCGCCAGCCACCCCGACCACATGACCACCGGGGAGTCGACCCTGCGCGCGGTCTACCCCGACGCGCGGAACCCCTTCGCCCACCCCGAGCTGCTGGCCGAGGAGGGCCTGGACGCCTGGACGGTGGAGGAGGTGTGGCTGGGCGCCAGCCCGCGCGCCGACCACGCCGTGGACGTGACCGATGTCGTGGAGCAGAAGTTCGCCGCACTCGAGTCGCACGTCACCCAGGTCGCGCACCAGCCAGAGGGCCAGCTGCGCGAGTTCGTGGGCGGCTGGATGCGCCAGACGGCACGCACCCACGGCCTCCCCGAAGGCCGCCTCGCCGAGGCCTTCCACGTGGTGTTCACCGCCTAG